A window of Terriglobales bacterium genomic DNA:
GCACGGCGGAATTCCTGGCGCAGCACTTCGGCTCGCTCGACGCCATCATGGAGGCCGGCGAAGAGGAATTGGAAGAGGTGGAGGAGGTGGGCCCGCGCATCGCCGCGAGCCTCCGCGAGTTCTTCCAGGAAAAGAAGAACCTGGAGATGGTGGAGCGCCTGCGGAAGGCGGGCCTCAAGTTCACCGGCAAGAAAAAGCAGCGGGGCACGCAGCTCGCGGGCAAGACTTTCGTCCTCACCGGGACCCTGCCCACCTACCCGCGCGAGGAGGCCAAGCGGATGATCGAAGCCGCGGGAGGCAAGGTTACGGGTTCGGTGAGCAAGAAGACGGACTACGTGGTCGCCGGCGCTGACGCCGGCTCGAAGCTGGATAAGGCCCGGGAGTTGGGAGTCAAGATCATCGGGGAGAAGGAGATGGAAAAGCTGGTGCGGGGGGCGTAGCTGCAGCTAGTAGTAGGGGTTCCTCGACTCGCGCTCCCGCTCCCGCAAAGCGGGATTGGTCGCACTCGCTCGGGATGACAGATTTTTAGTTTGACCGCAAGAAGCGGATAGCACAGCCCGGAGCGGGCCGCTATCCTGCGCTCATGACAACCAACATGGCAGTGCTCAAGCCCAAGCAGTTGGAGCTGGTGGAGACCGCGGACGCCTGGTGGCAGGCGGTGGAGCGGCGGGACGCGAGCCGCGACGGCGCCTTCGTTTACGCCGTGACCTCGACCGGGATCTTCTGCCGGCCGTCGTGCGCCTCGCGGCGTCCGCGGCGCGAGAACGTGCGCTTCTTCCGCCAGCCGCAAGAGGCGGAGCGCGCCGGCTTTCGCGCCTGCCTGCGCTGCCGCCCCAACGACGCCGGCGGCAACCCGCGCCTCATGCGGGTGCGCGCCATCTGCCGCTTCATCGAAGCGCATCTCGAGGAGCCGGTGACGCTGGCGCGCCTGGCCCGCGAGTTCCGCCAAAGCCCCTTCCACCTGCAGCGGACGTTCAAGTCGGCGCTGGGCATCACGCCGCGGCAGTATGCCGACTCGATGCGCATGGAGTGGTTCAAGCGTGGGTTGCAGCAGGGCCGCGCCGTGACCACGGCGCTCTACGATGCCGGCTACAGCTCGAGCAGCCGCCTGTACGAGCGCACGGCGTCACAGTTGGGCATGACGCCGGACAAGTATCGCCGCAGCGCCATCGCCGTTCTCATCCGCTATGCGACCACCGCCACGCCGCTGGGCCGGCTGCTGATCGCCGCCACGGACCAGGGCATCTGCCACATCCGCCTGGGCGATTCGGTGGAAGAGTTGGAGCAGGGGCTGAAGCGCGAGTATCCCTTCGCCCAGCGCAAGCGCGACGAGGAGAAGCTGCGGCCGTGGATGGAGGCGCTGGTGCGCTATCTGGAGGGCGAGCGCATGGAGCCGCGGCTGCCGCTCGACATCCAAGCCACCGCCTTCCAGCGGCGCGTCTGGGAGCATCTGCAGACCATTCCCCGCGGCCGCACCGAGACCTACCAGCAAGTCGCCCGGGCGCTGGGCGAACCCAAGGCCATGCGCGCCGTGGGGCACGCCTGCGCGACGAATCCGGTCGCGCTGGTCATCCCATGCCACCGCGTGGTGCGCACCGACGGCGGCCTGGGGGGATACCGCTGGGGCCTCGAGAGGAAGCAGGCGCTGCTGGAGATGGAAAAGGCGCCGTAGAGACGTTGCATGCAACGTCT
This region includes:
- the ada gene encoding bifunctional DNA-binding transcriptional regulator/O6-methylguanine-DNA methyltransferase Ada, encoding MTTNMAVLKPKQLELVETADAWWQAVERRDASRDGAFVYAVTSTGIFCRPSCASRRPRRENVRFFRQPQEAERAGFRACLRCRPNDAGGNPRLMRVRAICRFIEAHLEEPVTLARLAREFRQSPFHLQRTFKSALGITPRQYADSMRMEWFKRGLQQGRAVTTALYDAGYSSSSRLYERTASQLGMTPDKYRRSAIAVLIRYATTATPLGRLLIAATDQGICHIRLGDSVEELEQGLKREYPFAQRKRDEEKLRPWMEALVRYLEGERMEPRLPLDIQATAFQRRVWEHLQTIPRGRTETYQQVARALGEPKAMRAVGHACATNPVALVIPCHRVVRTDGGLGGYRWGLERKQALLEMEKAP